One Polynucleobacter sp. MWH-Spelu-300-X4 genomic window carries:
- a CDS encoding histone deacetylase yields the protein MKAYYSDHFVLPLPTGHRFPMEKYSLLRAHVAKIKGVELIEAPLASDIDLARAHSPSYIERVSDGTLTDSELREIGFPWTTLMVERSKRSAGATMQACITALKDGVAVNLAGGTHHAYRDKGSGFCVFNDAVVAARRLQSQQKMQIAIIDLDVHQGNGTAAICQGDSSIFTLSIHGEKNFPFRKETSNLDIGLADGCEDVHYLTVLSDALRTLEARFSPEMIIYLAGADPHEGDRLGRLRLTMDGLAQRDQLVFNFAKEMGCPIAVAMAGGYGREIETTVEVHAQTIQLAFNYYKNRKETLT from the coding sequence ATGAAAGCTTACTATTCGGATCATTTCGTCCTTCCATTGCCTACTGGGCATCGTTTTCCGATGGAAAAATACAGCTTATTAAGAGCTCACGTGGCGAAAATCAAAGGAGTTGAGCTAATTGAAGCTCCCTTAGCTAGTGATATAGATTTGGCTAGAGCCCACAGCCCATCCTATATAGAAAGAGTCAGTGACGGCACCTTAACCGATTCAGAGCTCAGAGAAATAGGTTTCCCTTGGACAACATTAATGGTTGAGCGCTCGAAACGCTCAGCCGGAGCAACCATGCAAGCTTGTATAACGGCTTTAAAGGATGGTGTAGCGGTGAATTTAGCTGGTGGCACCCATCATGCCTATAGGGATAAAGGAAGTGGTTTTTGCGTATTTAATGATGCTGTTGTTGCTGCAAGGCGGTTGCAAAGTCAACAGAAGATGCAAATTGCAATTATTGACCTAGATGTTCATCAGGGGAACGGTACAGCAGCCATATGCCAAGGCGATTCAAGCATATTTACTTTATCGATTCATGGGGAAAAGAATTTCCCCTTTAGAAAAGAAACTAGTAATTTAGATATTGGGTTGGCTGATGGTTGTGAGGATGTCCATTATTTAACTGTGTTATCCGATGCTTTAAGAACTTTAGAGGCACGATTTAGTCCGGAAATGATTATTTACCTAGCGGGAGCAGACCCTCATGAAGGTGATCGTTTAGGGCGTTTAAGATTAACTATGGATGGGTTGGCTCAAAGGGATCAACTGGTTTTTAATTTTGCTAAGGAAATGGGTTGTCCAATTGCTGTAGCAATGGCAGGAGGATATGGGCGTGAGATAGAAACGACGGTTGAAGTCCATGCACAAACCATACAATTAGCATTCAACTATTATAAAAATAGAAAAGAGACATTGACATGA
- the lpdA gene encoding dihydrolipoyl dehydrogenase — MANIEIKVPDIGDFHDVPVIEVLVKVGDQVEKEQPLLVLESDKATMEVPSDTAGTIVSLAVSVGDKINQGMVIATITAAEGAAPAAKPAPAATAPVEAPKSAPAVAPIAGSYAGTVDHECEMLVFGAGPGGYSAAFRSADLGMSTIIVERYPTLGGVCLNVGCIPSKALLHTAAIVDEVKAMAAHGISYGEPKVEIDKLRTYKESVIGKLTGGLAGMAKARKVVTVRGIGRFLDATHVEVDLTEGSSKQTTGKKAVIRFQKAIIAAGSQAVMLPFLPQDPRIVDSTGALKLTSVPKRMLVIGGGIIGLEMATVYSTLGSKIDIAEMMDGLMAGADRDLEKVWEKMNAPRFDKIMLKTRATKAEAKPDGIYVTFEGDKAPADPQAYDLVLVAVGRTPNGKKIDADKAGVVVDERGFIPVDAQLRTNVPNIYAIGDIVGQPMLAHKAVHEAHVAAEVAAGQKSYFDAKQIPSVAYTDPEVAWAGLTEEQCKAKGIAYEKGMFPWAASGRAIANGRDEGFTKLLFDKATHRIIGGGIVGTHAGDLIGEVCLAIEMGADAVDIGKTIHPHPTLGESVGMAAEVAHGSCTDLPPQKKK, encoded by the coding sequence ATGGCAAATATTGAAATTAAAGTACCGGATATCGGTGACTTTCATGATGTTCCTGTTATCGAAGTATTGGTAAAAGTTGGTGATCAAGTTGAGAAAGAGCAGCCTTTATTGGTGCTTGAATCTGATAAGGCCACCATGGAAGTACCGAGTGATACTGCTGGAACAATTGTTAGTTTGGCAGTTTCAGTGGGTGACAAAATTAACCAAGGCATGGTGATTGCAACCATCACTGCCGCTGAAGGTGCTGCACCTGCTGCAAAACCTGCTCCAGCAGCAACGGCTCCCGTTGAGGCACCTAAATCTGCGCCTGCTGTTGCCCCAATTGCTGGCTCATATGCAGGGACTGTGGATCATGAATGCGAGATGTTAGTGTTCGGTGCGGGTCCTGGTGGTTATAGCGCTGCATTCCGTAGTGCTGACTTAGGTATGAGCACCATCATTGTGGAAAGATACCCAACCTTGGGTGGTGTTTGTTTAAACGTAGGTTGCATTCCATCTAAGGCACTATTACATACTGCTGCGATTGTTGATGAAGTTAAAGCGATGGCAGCTCATGGCATCAGTTATGGTGAACCTAAAGTTGAAATCGACAAATTAAGAACTTATAAAGAAAGTGTTATCGGTAAATTAACGGGTGGCTTGGCCGGTATGGCTAAAGCACGTAAAGTTGTAACCGTTAGAGGTATCGGTCGCTTTTTAGATGCCACCCATGTTGAGGTTGATTTAACTGAGGGTAGCTCAAAACAAACAACCGGCAAAAAAGCGGTCATCCGTTTCCAGAAAGCAATTATTGCTGCCGGTAGTCAAGCTGTCATGCTTCCTTTCTTACCTCAAGACCCTCGTATTGTTGATAGTACTGGTGCGCTTAAATTAACTTCTGTGCCAAAGAGAATGTTAGTTATTGGTGGTGGCATTATTGGTTTGGAAATGGCTACGGTGTACAGCACCCTAGGTAGCAAAATTGATATTGCTGAAATGATGGACGGTTTGATGGCCGGTGCTGATCGTGATCTTGAGAAAGTATGGGAGAAGATGAATGCTCCTCGCTTTGACAAAATTATGCTTAAGACTCGCGCAACTAAAGCTGAAGCTAAGCCCGATGGTATTTATGTAACATTCGAAGGTGATAAAGCACCTGCAGACCCACAGGCTTATGATTTAGTGTTAGTGGCAGTTGGTAGAACACCGAATGGCAAGAAGATTGACGCTGATAAAGCTGGCGTAGTTGTTGATGAGCGTGGCTTTATTCCTGTAGATGCGCAATTAAGAACGAATGTTCCTAATATCTATGCGATTGGAGATATTGTTGGTCAACCGATGTTGGCTCACAAAGCGGTTCATGAAGCTCACGTAGCAGCAGAGGTAGCAGCAGGTCAAAAATCTTACTTTGATGCTAAGCAAATTCCATCAGTGGCCTATACAGATCCAGAAGTAGCTTGGGCTGGTTTGACCGAAGAGCAGTGCAAAGCCAAAGGCATTGCTTATGAAAAAGGTATGTTCCCATGGGCTGCTAGCGGTCGCGCCATTGCTAATGGTCGTGATGAAGGGTTTACTAAACTGCTATTTGATAAGGCGACTCATCGAATTATTGGTGGTGGTATTGTTGGTACCCATGCAGGAGATTTGATTGGTGAAGTGTGTTTAGCAATTGAGATGGGTGCTGATGCTGTTGATATTGGTAAAACTATTCATCCACATCCAACATTGGGTGAGTCCGTTGGTATGGCTGCTGAGGTTGCTCATGGTAGCTGCACTGATTTACCTCCACAAAAGAAAAAGTAA
- a CDS encoding phasin family protein, with product MTLTPEQIAAANKANLETLLNLTNKAFEGVEKLVELNMAVAKTALNENVQSAKQALSVRDAQQLMAMQAGMVQPLAEKIMSYSRHLYDIANETQSTFTTVAESQMKKGSGNLNGLVEELSKNAPAGSEAAVQAIKQAMTAANNAYETTQKSIKQAIDLAQNNFNAAANTAVKAARGKK from the coding sequence ATGACATTAACACCAGAACAAATCGCAGCAGCAAACAAAGCAAACTTAGAGACCCTTTTAAATCTTACTAACAAAGCATTTGAAGGCGTTGAAAAGCTTGTTGAATTAAACATGGCTGTAGCAAAAACAGCTTTAAACGAAAATGTACAAAGCGCAAAACAAGCATTATCAGTACGCGATGCACAACAGTTGATGGCTATGCAAGCAGGTATGGTTCAGCCTTTAGCTGAAAAAATCATGTCTTACAGCCGTCACCTTTATGACATCGCTAACGAAACACAATCAACATTCACAACTGTTGCTGAATCACAAATGAAAAAAGGTAGTGGCAATTTAAATGGCTTAGTAGAAGAGCTATCTAAAAATGCTCCTGCTGGTTCAGAAGCCGCTGTTCAAGCTATTAAACAAGCTATGACTGCAGCAAACAACGCTTATGAAACAACTCAAAAATCTATCAAACAAGCGATTGATCTTGCACAAAACAATTTCAATGCTGCTGCAAATACAGCTGTTAAAGCTGCTCGCGGTAAGAAGTAA
- a CDS encoding DMT family transporter has translation MSKYSWIHRFAPWIAPIFVIIWSTGFIVARYGMPHSEPMTFLTMRFAGVLVFMVPIVLIWKAPWPNRSQIIHIAIAGLLLQAGYLGGVWAAVKEGMSAGLSALIVGLQPVLTAWLAAWLAERVSPKQWLGLFLGLVGVGLVVWAKLSLIGLSVASLIYIVFALLSITAGTIYQKKYCSQFDLRTGSVIQFAASTLACMPLMFLFETRQIEWVPELIAALLWSILALSIGAISLLFVMIRNGEATRVTSLMYLTPPTTALMAWVLFGEPITWMIVLGIGITMVAVVLVNRSQQVK, from the coding sequence ATGAGTAAGTACTCCTGGATACATCGGTTTGCGCCATGGATAGCCCCTATATTTGTGATTATTTGGAGTACTGGATTTATTGTGGCTAGATATGGCATGCCTCATTCAGAGCCTATGACCTTTTTGACTATGCGCTTTGCTGGCGTTTTAGTATTCATGGTTCCTATCGTATTGATATGGAAAGCACCTTGGCCAAATAGATCACAAATCATTCATATTGCAATTGCAGGCCTGCTGCTCCAAGCTGGTTATTTGGGGGGCGTATGGGCAGCAGTTAAAGAAGGAATGTCTGCAGGCCTATCTGCTTTAATTGTTGGCTTGCAACCTGTATTAACAGCATGGCTTGCCGCGTGGCTAGCTGAACGTGTCAGTCCTAAACAGTGGCTTGGACTATTTTTAGGATTGGTTGGTGTGGGCTTGGTTGTTTGGGCGAAGCTATCGCTCATTGGGCTTAGTGTGGCCAGTTTAATTTATATCGTATTTGCCTTATTAAGTATCACTGCAGGAACTATCTACCAAAAGAAATATTGTTCTCAGTTCGATTTAAGAACTGGTTCAGTTATTCAGTTTGCTGCCTCAACGTTGGCGTGCATGCCATTGATGTTTTTGTTTGAGACACGGCAAATTGAATGGGTTCCCGAGTTAATCGCAGCTTTATTGTGGTCTATTTTGGCATTATCGATTGGGGCAATTTCACTTTTATTTGTCATGATTAGAAATGGTGAGGCGACTAGGGTCACCAGTCTTATGTATCTGACTCCTCCCACAACAGCCTTAATGGCTTGGGTGCTTTTTGGTGAGCCGATTACTTGGATGATTGTTTTAGGGATCGGCATTACGATGGTGGCTGTAGTTTTGGTTAATCGTTCACAACAAGTTAAGTAA
- the aceE gene encoding pyruvate dehydrogenase (acetyl-transferring), homodimeric type, whose amino-acid sequence MAVTPEQVAGSNKKQDVDPIETKEWIDALNGVIQKEGVERAAFLIDEQISHARVSGVVQPFHAETPYINTIPVEQQAKLPGDQQVEERIRAYTRWNAMAMVLRANKDTNVGGHISSFQSAATLYDVGFNHFWHAPSDKHGGDLVFVQGHVATGVYARAYMLGRLTDEHLNNFRQEVDGKGISSYPHPWLMPDFWQFPTVSMGLGPIMAIYQARFMKYLQDRGFAQTEGRKVWAFLGDGETDEPESLGAIGMAGREKLDNLCFVINCNLQRLDGPVRGNGKIIQELESEFRGAGWNVIKLVWGTHWDALFARDKKGILMKRLGEIVDGEYQTMKAKNGAYVRQVVFNTPELQALVADWSDDDIWNLNRGGHDPHKVYAAFHAANTHKNQPTVILAKTIKGDGMGGSGQAMNIAHQAKKMNIEDVKAFRDRFKIPVADDKIEELPLVKFEEGSPELTYMRDRRMELGGYLPQRRTKAESLDVPKLDVFSPLLEATAEGREISTTMAFVRMLNIIIKDKLIGKRVVPIVPDESRTFGMEGMFRQLGIWNQLGQLYTPQDHDQLMFYKEDKHGQILQEGINEAGAMCDWIAAATSYSTHGVPMLPFYIFYSMFGFQRIGDLAWAAGDMRSRGFLLGGTAGRTTLNGEGLQHEDGHSHLWSGAIPNCISYDPTFAFELAVVIQDGMRRMMTEQEDVYYYLTLMNENYAHPAMPKGAEKDILKGMYKLSSVGDAKAKLRVQLLGSGTIFREVIEAANMLRDDWGVASDLWSCPSFTELGRDWNAVSRANMLNPTAKPAVSHVEAMLAGTTGPVIAATDYVRLFAEQIRPAIQNVGKRYTVLGTDGFGRSDTREQLRHFFEVDRRWVTVAALKTLADEGQIEHKKVAEALKKYGLDPKKPNPMTV is encoded by the coding sequence ATGGCTGTCACACCAGAGCAAGTTGCCGGATCAAATAAAAAACAGGATGTTGATCCTATCGAGACCAAAGAGTGGATTGATGCCTTAAATGGTGTTATTCAAAAAGAGGGCGTTGAGCGAGCAGCCTTTTTGATTGATGAACAGATTTCACACGCACGTGTTAGTGGTGTGGTTCAACCCTTTCATGCAGAAACACCTTATATCAATACGATACCGGTTGAGCAGCAAGCTAAATTGCCTGGTGATCAACAAGTTGAGGAGCGTATCCGCGCCTATACTCGTTGGAACGCGATGGCAATGGTTTTGAGAGCCAATAAAGATACAAACGTTGGTGGCCATATTTCTTCTTTCCAATCCGCTGCAACACTATATGACGTAGGTTTCAATCATTTTTGGCATGCACCTTCTGATAAGCATGGCGGCGATTTGGTATTTGTTCAAGGTCACGTTGCAACAGGTGTGTATGCGCGTGCTTATATGTTGGGCCGTCTTACTGATGAGCATTTAAATAATTTCCGCCAAGAGGTTGATGGAAAGGGAATTTCAAGCTATCCACACCCTTGGTTAATGCCAGATTTTTGGCAGTTCCCAACAGTATCAATGGGTCTTGGTCCAATTATGGCGATTTACCAAGCCCGTTTCATGAAGTATTTGCAAGATCGCGGATTTGCTCAAACAGAAGGTCGCAAAGTGTGGGCATTCTTGGGTGATGGCGAGACAGATGAGCCTGAATCACTAGGCGCTATTGGTATGGCTGGACGTGAGAAGTTAGATAACTTATGTTTTGTTATCAACTGTAACTTGCAGCGTCTTGATGGCCCTGTACGTGGTAACGGAAAAATTATTCAAGAGTTGGAAAGTGAATTCCGTGGAGCGGGTTGGAATGTTATTAAGTTAGTTTGGGGTACTCATTGGGATGCTTTGTTCGCTAGAGATAAAAAAGGTATCTTGATGAAGCGCCTTGGTGAGATTGTTGATGGTGAATATCAAACAATGAAGGCCAAAAATGGTGCCTATGTTCGCCAGGTTGTATTTAATACGCCAGAACTTCAAGCTTTAGTTGCTGACTGGAGTGATGACGATATTTGGAATTTAAATCGTGGTGGTCACGATCCTCATAAAGTGTATGCGGCGTTCCACGCAGCAAATACTCATAAAAATCAACCAACAGTTATTTTGGCTAAAACAATTAAGGGCGATGGCATGGGTGGCTCAGGTCAAGCCATGAATATTGCTCACCAAGCCAAGAAAATGAATATTGAAGACGTGAAGGCTTTCCGCGATCGCTTCAAGATTCCTGTTGCTGACGACAAGATTGAAGAGTTGCCATTGGTGAAATTTGAGGAAGGTAGCCCTGAATTAACTTACATGCGTGATCGCCGTATGGAGTTGGGTGGTTACTTGCCACAACGTAGAACTAAAGCAGAAAGTTTAGATGTTCCTAAGTTAGATGTTTTCTCTCCATTGCTAGAAGCAACTGCTGAAGGACGTGAGATTTCAACAACGATGGCTTTTGTTCGTATGTTGAATATCATCATTAAAGACAAGTTAATTGGTAAACGTGTTGTGCCTATTGTTCCAGATGAATCTAGAACATTCGGCATGGAAGGTATGTTCCGTCAATTAGGTATTTGGAATCAGTTGGGACAGTTGTATACCCCACAAGACCATGATCAATTGATGTTCTATAAAGAAGATAAGCACGGTCAAATCCTTCAAGAAGGTATTAATGAAGCCGGTGCGATGTGTGATTGGATTGCTGCGGCAACTTCATATTCCACACACGGCGTACCTATGTTGCCGTTCTATATTTTCTACTCTATGTTCGGCTTCCAACGTATTGGCGATTTAGCCTGGGCGGCTGGCGATATGAGAAGTCGCGGCTTCTTATTGGGTGGTACAGCTGGTAGAACAACTTTAAACGGCGAAGGTTTGCAACACGAAGATGGTCATAGCCATTTGTGGAGTGGCGCAATTCCTAACTGTATTAGTTATGACCCAACATTCGCCTTCGAATTAGCTGTCGTTATTCAAGACGGTATGCGCCGCATGATGACTGAGCAAGAAGATGTTTACTACTACTTAACATTGATGAATGAGAATTACGCTCATCCAGCAATGCCTAAGGGAGCTGAGAAAGATATCTTAAAAGGTATGTATAAGTTATCAAGCGTTGGTGATGCCAAGGCGAAGTTGAGAGTTCAGTTATTAGGTAGCGGTACGATCTTCCGCGAAGTGATTGAAGCTGCCAATATGCTTCGTGATGATTGGGGTGTTGCTTCTGATTTATGGAGTTGCCCAAGCTTTACAGAATTAGGTCGTGATTGGAATGCAGTATCACGTGCAAATATGTTGAATCCAACCGCTAAACCAGCGGTATCTCATGTTGAAGCGATGTTAGCTGGTACAACTGGCCCTGTTATTGCCGCGACTGATTATGTGCGTTTATTTGCAGAGCAAATTAGACCAGCGATCCAAAATGTTGGTAAGCGATATACCGTATTAGGTACCGATGGTTTTGGTCGTTCAGATACACGTGAGCAATTAAGACATTTCTTTGAAGTAGATCGTCGTTGGGTAACTGTTGCTGCTCTTAAAACTTTGGCTGATGAAGGTCAAATTGAGCACAAGAAAGTTGCTGAGGCCCTTAAGAAGTATGGCCTTGATCCTAAAAAACCAAACCCAATGACAGTGTGA
- a CDS encoding serine hydrolase, producing the protein MTVKSKLIRAVFTGFLSITLLAPVADIWAQNTSQTKVKKQKAPKKQKTVRTTTTRSKSTDAAEEKRPSFASAMGLRGNHDALNLKSSVALIVDRQTHEVLFEKNSHASLPIASITKLMTSLVVMDAHLPLDEGIVIHQDDVNVYPGRARSRVTEHAAMTREQALLLALMSSENRAAHALGRNYPGGIPAFVEAMNAKAKMLGMNNSKFSDPTGLSSENVSSPEDLTKLVEAAYQHKVIRDFSTKPDYSLMIGKREQKFINTNRLVRAGDMDIGLQKTGYISAAGRCLVMQARVQGRDVVMVFLDSVGKLSRFADAVRVKEWLQSNPNPTPIRKL; encoded by the coding sequence ATGACTGTTAAAAGTAAATTGATTCGAGCTGTTTTTACAGGTTTTTTAAGCATTACATTATTGGCTCCAGTAGCAGATATATGGGCGCAAAATACAAGTCAGACTAAAGTTAAAAAACAAAAAGCTCCTAAGAAGCAAAAAACGGTTAGGACAACAACTACAAGATCCAAGTCAACTGATGCTGCAGAAGAGAAAAGACCTTCATTTGCATCAGCAATGGGATTGCGTGGGAATCATGACGCATTGAATCTTAAATCTAGCGTTGCATTAATTGTGGATCGTCAAACACATGAAGTTTTGTTTGAAAAAAATTCTCATGCATCACTTCCAATTGCATCAATTACTAAATTAATGACTTCTTTGGTTGTGATGGATGCTCATTTGCCTCTTGATGAGGGAATTGTGATTCACCAAGATGATGTGAATGTTTACCCAGGGAGAGCTAGATCTCGAGTAACCGAGCATGCTGCAATGACCCGCGAGCAAGCTTTGTTATTGGCTCTGATGTCTTCTGAAAATCGTGCCGCTCATGCTTTAGGTAGAAATTATCCGGGTGGTATTCCTGCTTTTGTTGAGGCTATGAATGCTAAGGCAAAAATGTTGGGTATGAATAATTCTAAATTTTCTGATCCAACTGGTCTTTCTAGTGAAAATGTTTCAAGTCCCGAAGATTTAACTAAATTGGTAGAAGCCGCTTATCAACATAAAGTCATTCGTGATTTTTCTACAAAACCTGATTACAGTTTGATGATTGGGAAAAGAGAGCAGAAATTTATTAATACGAATCGATTAGTTCGAGCTGGTGATATGGATATTGGTTTGCAAAAAACCGGTTATATCTCCGCTGCGGGACGTTGCTTGGTGATGCAAGCGAGAGTTCAAGGGCGTGATGTTGTGATGGTGTTCTTGGATTCTGTTGGTAAATTGTCGCGTTTTGCGGATGCCGTGCGCGTCAAAGAGTGGTTGCAAAGCAACCCCAATCCAACCCCTATACGTAAGCTATAA
- the aceF gene encoding dihydrolipoyllysine-residue acetyltransferase, which translates to MSQVLEIKVPDIGDYKDVPVIEVHVKPGDKVEKEQTLVTLESDKATMDVPSSHAGTVKEVKVHVGDNISEGTVVILLEEGGASAATTATAAAPAVAPASTAASATVEVTVPDIGDYKDVPVIEVHVKPGDKVEKEQSLVTLESDKATMDVPSSHAGTVKEVKVQVGDNISEGRVVVILETAGGASSAPVVAPTASAPAAPKPASVPAPAAPVASTAAPAQSVPRSEAVPTGGISHASPSVRKYARELGVDVSKVTGSGPKGRITQEDVQAYVKNIMTGHAPSPAGAPVAASGGLNLLPWPKVDFTKFGEIETKPLSRIQKLSAANLSRNWVMIPAVTYHEDADITGLEAFRVMTNKDNEKQGIKVTMLAFLIKAVVNALKKYPEFNSSLDGDNLVLKKYFHIAFAADTPNGLVVPVVKNADKKGIFEIAKETGELAKLAREGKLKPDQMQGASFTISSLGGIGGTYFAPIVNAPEVAILGVNKATMKPVWNGKEFVPKLICPLSLTADHRVIDGALATKFNVYLAELLADFRRVVL; encoded by the coding sequence ATGAGTCAAGTTTTAGAAATTAAAGTGCCTGACATTGGTGATTACAAGGATGTGCCTGTGATTGAGGTGCATGTGAAGCCAGGCGATAAGGTTGAAAAAGAACAAACTTTGGTGACGCTGGAGTCTGATAAGGCGACGATGGATGTGCCTTCATCACATGCTGGTACGGTTAAAGAAGTTAAGGTTCATGTTGGTGACAATATTTCCGAAGGTACGGTTGTGATTCTTTTAGAAGAAGGCGGTGCATCTGCCGCTACAACTGCTACAGCTGCTGCTCCGGCTGTTGCTCCAGCAAGTACGGCAGCTAGTGCTACTGTTGAAGTAACAGTGCCTGATATTGGTGATTACAAAGATGTGCCTGTGATTGAGGTGCATGTAAAACCGGGTGATAAGGTTGAAAAAGAACAATCTTTGGTAACGCTTGAATCTGATAAGGCCACAATGGATGTGCCTTCATCACATGCCGGTACAGTGAAAGAAGTCAAAGTCCAGGTTGGCGATAATATTTCTGAAGGCCGTGTAGTGGTTATTTTGGAAACTGCTGGTGGAGCATCTTCTGCCCCAGTTGTAGCACCAACTGCGTCTGCTCCAGCTGCTCCTAAACCAGCAAGTGTTCCAGCGCCGGCAGCACCAGTTGCATCAACTGCCGCACCAGCTCAGTCAGTACCAAGAAGTGAAGCAGTGCCAACAGGTGGCATCAGCCATGCAAGCCCATCTGTACGTAAATATGCGCGTGAATTAGGCGTGGATGTTTCTAAGGTGACTGGTAGTGGTCCTAAAGGTCGTATTACTCAGGAAGACGTTCAGGCCTATGTGAAGAACATCATGACTGGACATGCACCATCACCAGCTGGCGCACCAGTAGCTGCAAGTGGTGGTTTGAACTTGTTGCCATGGCCTAAGGTTGATTTCACTAAATTTGGTGAAATTGAAACAAAACCTTTATCTAGAATTCAAAAACTATCTGCTGCTAATTTATCTCGCAATTGGGTGATGATTCCAGCTGTGACTTATCACGAAGATGCTGATATCACAGGTTTGGAAGCATTTAGAGTGATGACCAATAAAGATAATGAGAAGCAGGGCATCAAAGTGACGATGTTGGCTTTCTTAATTAAAGCCGTTGTTAATGCCCTTAAGAAGTATCCTGAGTTTAATAGCTCTCTCGATGGCGATAACTTAGTACTGAAGAAATATTTCCATATCGCTTTTGCAGCAGATACACCTAATGGTTTAGTCGTTCCTGTTGTGAAAAATGCTGATAAAAAAGGTATTTTTGAAATCGCTAAGGAAACGGGCGAATTAGCCAAATTAGCACGTGAAGGTAAATTGAAGCCTGATCAAATGCAGGGGGCTTCTTTCACCATTTCATCATTGGGCGGTATTGGCGGCACTTACTTTGCACCAATTGTGAATGCTCCAGAGGTTGCTATTTTGGGTGTCAATAAAGCTACGATGAAACCTGTTTGGAATGGTAAAGAATTTGTACCTAAATTAATTTGTCCATTGTCATTAACTGCTGATCACCGTGTGATTGATGGTGCTTTAGCTACCAAATTCAACGTGTATTTGGCTGAATTATTAGCCGACTTCCGTCGCGTTGTTCTGTAA